In Bacillus toyonensis BCT-7112, a single window of DNA contains:
- the rplT gene encoding 50S ribosomal protein L20, whose translation MPRVKGGTVTRQRRKKVIKLAKGYYGSKNTLFKVANQQVMKSLMYAFRDRRQKKRDFRKLWITRINAAARMNGLSYSRLMHGLKNAGIEVNRKMLADLAVHDEKAFAELATVAKNNIN comes from the coding sequence ATGCCAAGAGTAAAAGGTGGTACAGTTACTCGTCAACGTCGTAAAAAAGTTATAAAATTAGCAAAAGGTTACTACGGTTCTAAAAATACATTATTCAAGGTTGCTAACCAACAGGTTATGAAATCTCTAATGTATGCATTCCGTGACCGTCGTCAAAAGAAACGTGACTTCCGTAAATTATGGATCACACGTATCAACGCAGCAGCTCGTATGAATGGTCTTTCTTACAGCCGCTTAATGCACGGTTTAAAAAACGCTGGCATCGAAGTTAACCGCAAGATGCTTGCTGACTTAGCTGTTCATGACGAAAAAGCTTTCGCTGAATTAGCAACAGTTGCAAAAAACAACATTAACTAA
- the rpmI gene encoding 50S ribosomal protein L35: protein MPKQKTHRGAAKRFKKTGSGKLKRSHAYTSHLFANKSTKAKRKLRKAGVVSAGDFKRIRQMLDNLK from the coding sequence ATGCCTAAACAAAAAACTCATCGCGGCGCTGCAAAGCGTTTCAAAAAGACTGGATCAGGTAAACTGAAACGTTCTCACGCTTACACAAGCCATTTATTCGCTAACAAATCTACAAAAGCTAAACGTAAACTACGTAAAGCTGGTGTAGTAAGCGCTGGTGACTTCAAACGCATTCGTCAAATGCTTGACAACTTAAAATAA
- the infC gene encoding translation initiation factor IF-3: MMINEQIRAREVRLVGANGDQLGIKSRNDALDLAANLNLDLVLVAPNAKPPVCRIMDYGKFRFEQQKKEKEQRKNQKVISMKEVRLSPTIDEHDFNTKLRNAIKFLEKGDKVKASIRFKGRAITHKEIGQRVLDRFSEACAEVSTIESKPKMEGRSMFLVLAPKNDK; the protein is encoded by the coding sequence ATGATGATTAACGAGCAAATTCGTGCACGTGAAGTACGTTTAGTTGGCGCAAATGGCGATCAACTTGGAATCAAGTCTCGTAATGACGCTTTAGACTTAGCTGCAAATCTTAATCTTGATTTAGTATTAGTTGCTCCAAATGCGAAACCGCCAGTATGCCGCATTATGGACTACGGTAAATTCCGCTTTGAGCAACAGAAGAAAGAAAAAGAACAGCGCAAAAATCAAAAAGTAATTAGCATGAAAGAAGTTCGTTTAAGTCCAACAATTGATGAACACGACTTTAACACAAAACTTCGTAATGCTATCAAGTTTTTAGAGAAAGGCGACAAGGTTAAAGCGTCAATTCGCTTTAAAGGACGTGCCATTACTCATAAAGAAATCGGTCAACGTGTTTTAGATCGCTTCTCAGAAGCTTGTGCTGAAGTTAGTACAATTGAATCTAAGCCTAAAATGGAAGGACGTAGTATGTTCTTAGTTTTAGCACCGAAAAACGATAAGTAA
- the thrS gene encoding threonine--tRNA ligase has protein sequence MADVVKITFPDGAVKEFPKGVTTEEIAASISPGLKKKAVAGKLNDEMIDLVTPIEEDGAVSIITLDSEDGLYILRHSTAHLLAQALKRLYKDVKLELGIGPVIENGFYYDIDMEEAITVEDFKKIEKEMQKIVNENLEIVRHEVPRAEALRRFEEIGDELKLDLINDLPEDAVISIYEQGEFFDLCRGVHLPSTGKIKVFKLLSVAGAYWRGDSNNKMLQRIYGTAFVKKAELDEHLRMLEEAKERDHRKLGKELKLFTNSQKVGQGLPLWLPKGATIRRIIERYIVDKEASLGYDHVYTPVLGSRELYETSGHWNHYRDGMFPSMEMDNEELVLRPMNCPHHMMVYKNDIHSYRELPIRIAELGTMHRYEMSGALSGLQRVRGMTLNDAHIFVRPDQIKEELKRVVNLTLEVYKDFGLENYSFRLSYRDPADTKKYYADDEMWEKAQGMLKEAMDEMGLDYYEAEGEAAFYGPKLDVQVRTALGKDETLSTVQLDFLLPERFELAYVGEDGKQHRPVVIHRGVVSTMERFVAFLIEEYKGAFPTWLAPVQAQVIPVSPQVHLDYAKKVQDELRRAGIRVELDTREEKIGYKIREAQMQKIPYMLVVGDNEVTENGVNVRKYGEQKSETIALDAFVDMIKVEGKR, from the coding sequence ATGGCAGATGTAGTTAAAATTACTTTCCCTGATGGAGCTGTGAAGGAGTTTCCAAAAGGCGTAACAACTGAAGAAATCGCAGCTTCTATTAGCCCAGGCTTAAAGAAAAAAGCTGTGGCTGGAAAATTAAACGATGAGATGATTGATCTTGTTACACCAATCGAAGAAGATGGTGCAGTTTCTATTATTACATTAGATTCTGAAGATGGCTTATACATTTTACGCCATTCAACAGCCCACCTTTTAGCACAAGCGTTAAAACGTTTATATAAAGATGTTAAGCTTGAGCTTGGCATTGGCCCAGTAATCGAAAATGGCTTCTACTACGATATTGATATGGAAGAAGCAATTACAGTTGAAGACTTCAAGAAAATCGAAAAAGAAATGCAAAAAATCGTGAACGAGAACTTAGAAATCGTTCGTCATGAAGTACCACGTGCAGAAGCACTTCGTCGCTTTGAAGAAATCGGCGATGAGTTAAAATTAGATTTAATTAACGATCTTCCAGAAGATGCAGTTATTTCAATCTATGAGCAAGGCGAATTCTTCGACCTTTGCCGCGGTGTTCACCTTCCATCTACAGGGAAAATTAAAGTGTTTAAATTATTAAGCGTTGCAGGTGCTTACTGGCGCGGCGATAGCAATAATAAAATGCTACAACGTATTTACGGTACTGCATTTGTTAAGAAAGCAGAATTAGATGAGCATTTACGTATGCTTGAAGAAGCGAAAGAGCGCGATCACCGTAAATTAGGTAAAGAATTAAAACTATTTACTAATAGCCAAAAAGTAGGACAAGGTTTACCACTTTGGTTACCAAAAGGTGCAACGATCCGTCGTATTATCGAGCGTTACATCGTTGATAAAGAAGCAAGCTTAGGCTATGATCACGTATACACTCCAGTACTAGGAAGCAGAGAGCTATATGAAACTTCTGGTCACTGGAATCACTACCGTGATGGTATGTTCCCATCAATGGAAATGGATAATGAAGAGTTAGTTCTTCGTCCAATGAACTGCCCTCACCACATGATGGTTTATAAAAACGATATTCACAGCTACCGTGAATTACCAATCCGTATTGCGGAACTTGGAACAATGCACCGCTATGAAATGTCAGGTGCGTTATCTGGATTACAACGTGTACGCGGAATGACTTTAAACGATGCGCACATTTTCGTACGCCCAGATCAAATTAAAGAAGAGTTAAAACGTGTTGTAAACTTAACTCTAGAAGTGTACAAAGATTTTGGTTTAGAGAACTATTCATTCCGTCTATCTTATCGTGACCCAGCAGATACTAAAAAGTACTATGCTGATGATGAGATGTGGGAAAAAGCACAAGGTATGTTAAAAGAAGCTATGGATGAAATGGGTCTTGATTACTACGAAGCTGAAGGTGAAGCGGCGTTCTACGGTCCAAAACTTGACGTTCAAGTTCGTACTGCTCTTGGAAAAGACGAAACACTTTCAACTGTACAATTAGACTTCTTACTTCCAGAACGCTTTGAATTAGCTTACGTTGGTGAAGATGGAAAACAACATCGTCCAGTTGTAATTCACCGTGGTGTTGTATCAACTATGGAACGTTTCGTAGCATTCTTAATTGAAGAATACAAAGGTGCATTCCCAACTTGGTTAGCTCCAGTTCAAGCGCAAGTAATTCCAGTTTCTCCGCAAGTGCATTTAGACTATGCGAAGAAAGTACAAGATGAATTGCGCCGTGCTGGTATTCGTGTTGAATTAGATACTCGCGAAGAGAAAATTGGTTACAAAATCCGTGAAGCACAAATGCAAAAAATTCCGTACATGCTTGTAGTAGGTGACAATGAAGTAACTGAAAATGGCGTAAACGTACGTAAATATGGTGAACAAAAATCAGAAACAATCGCATTAGATGCTTTTGTTGACATGATTAAAGTAGAAGGAAAAAGATAA
- the ytxC gene encoding putative sporulation protein YtxC, with product MIEICFEEKNDAMHVYKQLLKRAEVLYKETSVYLQEQKVVIHIPVCESHYIEKILLPVMVYFIVNVKQNEWIYTILKEKFFYEEQEECHQILHIAQEVLKGRRKGVARELTRYTFESYIKSSLNNWLCDPLSFSFSSYVRFRLRTYREMVAKLTEVAIDEYKMEQEYQMFIETLRQQVSNRKSRLSCMHLIFDESFIFYDDKGRRLKQEKLVQYIDEDLLKQKDVYIDTKVIAPLLSISPKKIYLYTKEQDHNMIITLRNVFQERIQIHGLHEFERNVKNLKNKGNALDFLSF from the coding sequence GTGATTGAAATTTGCTTCGAAGAAAAAAATGATGCTATGCACGTATATAAACAACTACTGAAAAGGGCGGAAGTGTTATATAAAGAAACGAGTGTATATTTACAGGAACAAAAAGTTGTAATTCACATACCAGTATGTGAATCACACTATATTGAAAAGATTTTATTGCCAGTCATGGTATATTTCATTGTGAATGTGAAACAAAATGAGTGGATTTATACAATTTTAAAAGAAAAGTTTTTTTATGAAGAACAAGAAGAGTGTCATCAAATATTGCATATAGCACAAGAAGTTTTAAAGGGAAGAAGAAAAGGGGTTGCTCGTGAGTTAACACGTTACACATTTGAATCGTATATTAAGTCTTCTTTAAATAATTGGCTTTGTGATCCGCTCTCATTCTCGTTTTCATCATATGTTCGTTTTCGTCTTCGTACATATAGGGAAATGGTAGCTAAGCTTACTGAAGTGGCAATTGATGAGTATAAGATGGAACAAGAATATCAAATGTTCATTGAGACGCTCCGGCAACAAGTTAGTAATCGAAAGTCACGTTTGTCCTGTATGCATCTTATTTTTGATGAAAGTTTTATTTTCTATGATGATAAAGGTAGACGTTTAAAACAGGAGAAATTGGTCCAATATATAGATGAAGATTTGCTAAAGCAAAAAGATGTATATATTGATACAAAAGTAATTGCACCACTTCTTTCTATTTCACCGAAAAAAATCTATTTGTATACGAAAGAACAAGACCATAATATGATTATTACTTTGCGAAACGTATTTCAAGAACGGATACAAATACACGGATTACATGAGTTTGAACGCAATGTGAAAAATTTAAAAAATAAAGGTAACGCCCTTGATTTTCTAAGTTTTTGA
- the dnaI gene encoding primosomal protein DnaI yields the protein MEHIQNSFTKLMENENFKNRYEVLKAEVMAHPRVKEFIDEHKGEVTTSMIERSLVKLYEYIGQCVGCSDCPDLGTCKNMLQGYEPKLVIQGKMIDIQYDRCIRKVAYDERKKYEKLVQSVYMPTDILQATMENLDPSELNARIDAIGAANEFLSTYEPGKKVQGLYLYGKFGVGKTYLLGAIANELARKKISSMLVYFPEFLREIKSSIQDNSIGEKIDAVKRVQVLMLDDIGAEAMSSFVRDDVLGAILQFRMLENLPTFFTSNFDFKQLEHHLTYTQRGEAEEMKAARIMERIKYLAKPITIGGKNRRHK from the coding sequence ATGGAGCATATTCAAAATTCATTTACAAAATTAATGGAAAATGAAAATTTTAAAAACAGATATGAAGTATTAAAGGCGGAAGTGATGGCACATCCGCGTGTGAAAGAATTTATAGACGAGCATAAAGGCGAAGTAACGACTTCTATGATTGAGCGCAGTCTTGTGAAGCTATATGAATATATTGGACAATGTGTAGGTTGTTCAGATTGTCCGGATCTAGGGACATGTAAAAATATGCTGCAAGGATATGAACCGAAGCTCGTTATCCAAGGTAAGATGATTGATATTCAATACGATCGTTGCATTAGAAAAGTAGCATATGATGAGAGAAAAAAATATGAAAAACTCGTTCAAAGTGTATATATGCCAACGGATATTTTACAGGCGACTATGGAAAATTTAGACCCTTCAGAGTTAAATGCACGTATTGATGCAATTGGTGCAGCGAATGAATTTTTAAGCACATATGAACCGGGTAAAAAAGTACAGGGGCTATATCTTTACGGTAAATTTGGTGTAGGGAAAACATATCTTTTAGGGGCGATTGCGAATGAGCTTGCTCGAAAGAAAATAAGTTCCATGCTCGTATACTTCCCAGAATTTTTACGTGAAATTAAAAGTTCGATTCAAGATAATTCAATTGGAGAAAAGATTGATGCGGTTAAACGGGTACAAGTTTTAATGTTAGATGATATCGGAGCGGAAGCGATGTCTAGTTTCGTACGTGACGATGTACTCGGTGCAATCTTACAATTCCGTATGCTAGAAAACTTACCAACGTTCTTTACGTCTAATTTTGATTTCAAACAGTTGGAACATCACTTAACGTATACACAGCGCGGTGAAGCAGAAGAAATGAAAGCGGCCCGTATTATGGAACGAATTAAATATTTAGCGAAACCAATTACAATCGGTGGGAAAAACCGCCGTCATAAGTAA
- a CDS encoding replication initiation and membrane attachment family protein produces MQKQSWMELLPIDRYKVSTKGLLHNYDRKVLTMLYQPLIGSRAFSLYMTLWGALEQDRVFGKENTHHSLMVTMQMQLPEIYEERVKLEAIGLLKVYIKKEKDIRMFIYELQPPLSPKQFFDDIVLSIFLYNRLSRTKYNQVKQYFLEEEFDFASYENITRSFNEVFDSFNPGQLEHAQEELRIPKATMMPNNEKGDAPKVWNDFFDFSLFVDGLSALVPKKAITDQVRECVITLAYVYGVDVLSMQNIVLGAVTEMQTIDMERLRKGARDWYQFENGQALPILSERVQPHAARTMKEKEPSSQEEMLIKQLEEISPKQLLKEISGGAEATKADLQIVEDVMINQKLTPGVVNVLIYYVMLRSDMKLAKTYVEKIAGHWARKKVGTVAEAMALAKEENRQYQEWAETKKKGRTAKKTVRKEMVPDWLKEEPKEKETVKNDVGAEKDTSTLEDERKRLEEVLKKYKRD; encoded by the coding sequence ATGCAAAAACAGTCATGGATGGAGCTATTGCCGATTGATCGTTATAAAGTAAGTACGAAAGGACTACTACATAATTACGACCGAAAAGTGTTAACGATGTTGTATCAGCCGTTAATAGGTAGTAGAGCTTTTAGCTTGTACATGACGCTATGGGGGGCATTAGAGCAAGATCGTGTATTTGGAAAAGAGAATACACATCATTCCCTTATGGTGACCATGCAAATGCAACTTCCCGAAATATATGAGGAACGAGTAAAGCTAGAGGCAATTGGGCTTTTAAAGGTATATATTAAGAAAGAAAAAGATATTCGAATGTTTATATACGAATTGCAACCACCTTTATCTCCAAAGCAGTTTTTTGATGATATTGTTTTAAGTATCTTTTTATACAATCGATTGAGTCGGACAAAATATAATCAAGTAAAACAATATTTCTTAGAAGAAGAATTTGATTTTGCTTCTTATGAAAATATTACACGTTCTTTTAATGAGGTGTTTGATTCGTTTAATCCAGGACAGCTTGAGCATGCGCAAGAAGAACTCCGTATTCCAAAAGCGACAATGATGCCAAATAATGAAAAGGGAGATGCTCCTAAAGTTTGGAACGATTTCTTTGATTTCTCCTTATTTGTAGACGGATTGTCCGCTCTTGTTCCTAAAAAGGCGATTACAGATCAAGTGCGAGAATGTGTCATTACACTTGCTTACGTGTATGGTGTGGATGTGTTATCGATGCAAAATATCGTTCTTGGTGCGGTGACAGAGATGCAAACAATTGATATGGAAAGGCTTAGAAAAGGAGCGCGCGATTGGTACCAATTCGAAAATGGTCAAGCGTTACCAATATTAAGTGAAAGAGTACAGCCACACGCTGCACGTACGATGAAAGAGAAAGAGCCTTCATCGCAAGAAGAGATGCTTATAAAACAATTAGAAGAAATCTCACCAAAACAACTATTGAAAGAGATTTCTGGTGGTGCAGAGGCGACGAAAGCGGACTTGCAAATTGTTGAGGATGTTATGATCAATCAAAAATTAACGCCAGGAGTTGTGAATGTACTTATTTATTACGTTATGCTACGCTCAGATATGAAACTTGCGAAAACGTATGTGGAGAAGATTGCTGGGCATTGGGCTCGTAAAAAGGTCGGTACAGTAGCTGAAGCAATGGCGCTAGCAAAAGAAGAAAACCGTCAATACCAAGAATGGGCTGAGACGAAGAAAAAAGGTCGTACAGCGAAGAAAACAGTACGAAAAGAAATGGTACCAGATTGGTTGAAAGAAGAGCCGAAAGAAAAAGAAACTGTGAAAAATGATGTAGGTGCGGAAAAAGATACAAGTACGTTAGAAGATGAACGAAAACGACTAGAAGAAGTGTTGAAAAAATATAAGCGTGATTAA
- the nrdR gene encoding transcriptional regulator NrdR, protein MRCPSCSHNGTRVLDSRPVDEGRSIRRRRECESCLSRFTTFERVEESPLIVVKKEGTREEFNKEKILRGLIKACEKRPVSLRQLEEVTQSVERELRNLGISEVKSDMIGEIVMEELRDIDDVAYVRFASVYRQFKDLNVFIEELKDILQKERE, encoded by the coding sequence TTGCGTTGTCCATCCTGTTCTCATAATGGCACAAGAGTGTTAGATTCGCGTCCGGTAGACGAAGGGCGCTCTATTCGAAGAAGGAGAGAGTGTGAAAGTTGTTTAAGTCGCTTTACGACATTTGAAAGAGTAGAAGAGTCACCTCTGATCGTTGTTAAAAAAGAAGGCACACGAGAAGAGTTTAATAAAGAAAAGATTTTACGCGGTTTAATTAAAGCATGTGAGAAAAGACCAGTATCTTTAAGACAATTAGAGGAAGTAACACAAAGTGTGGAACGTGAACTTCGTAATTTAGGTATATCAGAAGTGAAAAGTGATATGATTGGTGAAATTGTTATGGAAGAACTTCGTGATATCGATGATGTTGCTTACGTACGCTTTGCTTCTGTATATCGTCAATTTAAAGATTTAAATGTATTTATTGAAGAATTAAAAGATATACTGCAAAAAGAAAGAGAATAG
- the speD gene encoding adenosylmethionine decarboxylase codes for MDTMGRHVIAELWDCDFDKLNDMPYIEQLFVDAALRAGAEVREVAFHKFAPQGVSGVVIISESHLTIHSFPEHGYASIDVYTCGDRIDPNVAAEYIAEGLNAKTRESIELPRGTGSFEIKQRETKAL; via the coding sequence ATGGATACGATGGGTCGTCACGTGATCGCTGAACTTTGGGATTGCGATTTCGACAAGCTTAATGACATGCCGTATATTGAACAATTATTTGTGGATGCAGCACTAAGAGCTGGTGCTGAAGTGCGTGAGGTTGCTTTCCATAAATTTGCACCACAAGGTGTAAGTGGAGTAGTAATTATCTCGGAATCACATTTAACAATTCATAGCTTTCCGGAGCACGGTTACGCAAGTATTGATGTTTATACTTGTGGGGATCGTATTGATCCAAATGTTGCTGCAGAATATATTGCAGAAGGTTTAAACGCGAAAACGCGTGAGAGTATCGAGCTTCCTCGAGGCACCGGTAGCTTCGAAATTAAGCAGAGAGAAACAAAAGCTCTTTAA
- a CDS encoding glyceraldehyde-3-phosphate dehydrogenase, with amino-acid sequence MTRVAINGFGRIGRMVFRQAIKESAFEIVAINASYPSETLAHLIKYDTVHGKFDGTVEAFEDHLLVDGKMIRLLNNRDPKELPWTDLGVEVVIEATGKFNSKEKAILHVEAGAKKVILTAPGKNEDVTIVVGVNEDQLDITKHTVISNASCTTNCLAPVVKVLDEQFGIENGLMTTVHAYTNDQKNIDNPHKDLRRARACGQSIIPTTTGAAKALAKVLPHLNGKLHGMALRVPTPNVSLVDLVVDVKRDVTVEAINDAFKTVANGALKGIVEFSEEPLVSIDFNTNTHSAIIDGLSTMVMGDRKVKVLAWYDNEWGYSRRVVDLVTLVVDELAKQKNVQHI; translated from the coding sequence ATGACTCGTGTGGCAATTAATGGATTTGGACGTATTGGGAGAATGGTATTTCGTCAGGCAATAAAAGAAAGCGCATTCGAAATTGTAGCAATCAATGCAAGCTATCCATCTGAAACGTTAGCACATTTAATTAAATATGATACAGTTCACGGCAAGTTTGACGGAACAGTAGAAGCATTTGAAGATCACTTATTAGTTGATGGGAAAATGATTCGCCTTTTAAACAACCGCGATCCAAAGGAATTGCCTTGGACAGATCTAGGTGTTGAAGTTGTAATTGAAGCAACTGGTAAATTTAATTCAAAAGAAAAAGCAATTCTTCACGTTGAAGCTGGAGCGAAAAAAGTTATTTTAACAGCGCCTGGTAAAAATGAAGATGTAACAATTGTAGTTGGTGTGAACGAAGACCAATTAGATATTACAAAACATACCGTTATTTCAAATGCATCTTGTACAACAAACTGTTTAGCGCCTGTTGTGAAGGTGTTAGATGAGCAGTTTGGAATTGAAAACGGTTTAATGACGACTGTTCACGCTTATACAAATGACCAAAAAAATATTGATAATCCACATAAAGATTTAAGAAGAGCACGTGCTTGCGGACAATCAATCATTCCGACAACGACAGGTGCTGCGAAAGCGCTAGCAAAAGTTCTTCCGCATTTAAACGGAAAACTTCATGGTATGGCACTTCGTGTACCAACACCAAACGTGTCTCTTGTTGACTTAGTAGTAGATGTAAAACGTGATGTGACAGTTGAAGCTATTAACGATGCATTCAAAACTGTAGCAAACGGTGCGTTAAAAGGTATTGTAGAATTTAGCGAAGAGCCTTTAGTATCTATTGACTTTAATACAAATACACACTCAGCTATTATTGATGGCTTATCTACAATGGTAATGGGTGATCGTAAAGTAAAAGTACTTGCTTGGTATGATAACGAGTGGGGCTACTCTCGTCGTGTTGTAGATCTTGTAACGTTAGTTGTTGACGAATTAGCGAAACAAAAAAATGTGCAACATATTTAA
- the coaE gene encoding dephospho-CoA kinase (Dephospho-CoA kinase (CoaE) performs the final step in coenzyme A biosynthesis.): MTVVIGLTGGIASGKSTVSEMFRGLSIPVIDADVIAREVVERGKPAYNKIVEVFGTEVLQKDGELDRPKLGNVVFYNEEKRLQLNKIVHPAVREEMNAQKEMYIKESMQAVVLDIPLLFESKLTSLVDRVLVVAVTPDTQLKRLMERNNFSEEEAKARIQSQMPLEEKVKHADEVINNDGTIMGTKTQLQGILKKWNIID, from the coding sequence ATGACAGTGGTAATTGGATTAACGGGAGGAATTGCAAGCGGAAAAAGTACGGTATCAGAAATGTTTCGTGGGCTAAGTATACCGGTTATTGACGCAGATGTTATTGCAAGAGAAGTTGTAGAACGAGGAAAACCAGCATATAACAAAATAGTAGAAGTATTTGGAACGGAAGTGTTACAAAAAGATGGAGAACTGGATCGGCCGAAATTAGGAAATGTTGTTTTCTATAATGAAGAAAAACGATTGCAGTTAAATAAAATTGTTCATCCTGCAGTACGTGAGGAAATGAATGCACAAAAGGAAATGTACATAAAAGAAAGTATGCAAGCGGTTGTGTTAGATATCCCTCTTTTGTTTGAAAGTAAATTAACAAGTCTCGTTGACCGCGTTTTAGTTGTAGCTGTCACGCCTGATACGCAATTAAAACGTTTAATGGAGCGAAATAATTTTTCGGAAGAAGAAGCAAAAGCACGTATACAATCGCAAATGCCGTTAGAAGAAAAAGTGAAGCATGCGGATGAAGTAATAAATAATGATGGCACAATTATGGGAACGAAAACACAATTACAGGGAATTTTAAAGAAATGGAACATTATTGACTAA
- the ytaF gene encoding sporulation membrane protein YtaF, with product MYLYLSLILLAFTLSLDSCSVGLTYGLRSVRIPLRSIIIIGICSAAVMLVSMGIGHMIAKIFSPVIATRIGGLVLIGIGIWVLYQFFRSDKKEEPKQEEKVWKLEIASLGLVIQILRKPTVADFDKSGTISAGEALLLGIALSVDSFGAGIGASLLGYAPAMMAILVAVMSSLFLFIGMKLGTVLSNMKWLQKFTFLPGVLLIIIGIWKM from the coding sequence ATGTACCTTTATTTATCTCTTATTTTATTAGCTTTTACATTAAGCTTAGATAGCTGTAGTGTAGGGCTGACATATGGTTTGAGAAGCGTAAGAATTCCACTAAGATCAATTATAATTATCGGAATCTGTTCAGCGGCTGTTATGCTTGTTTCAATGGGAATTGGACATATGATTGCGAAAATATTTTCACCTGTTATCGCAACGCGTATCGGTGGGCTTGTTCTTATTGGAATAGGGATTTGGGTATTATATCAATTTTTTCGGAGTGATAAAAAGGAAGAACCGAAGCAAGAAGAGAAGGTTTGGAAACTAGAAATTGCTTCACTTGGGTTAGTAATTCAAATTTTACGGAAACCGACTGTTGCAGATTTTGATAAATCGGGAACTATTTCTGCAGGAGAAGCGCTACTTCTTGGTATCGCACTTTCCGTGGATTCGTTTGGTGCTGGAATTGGTGCATCTTTATTAGGTTATGCACCCGCTATGATGGCAATATTAGTTGCAGTTATGAGTTCTTTATTTTTGTTTATTGGAATGAAGCTGGGTACAGTTTTATCGAATATGAAATGGTTACAAAAATTTACATTCCTGCCTGGGGTATTACTCATTATTATTGGAATTTGGAAAATGTAA
- the mutM gene encoding DNA-formamidopyrimidine glycosylase: protein MPELPEVENVRRTLENLVTGKTIEDVIVTYPKIVKRPDDAEIFKEMLRGEKIETIKRRGKFLLLYVTNYVIVSHLRMEGKFLLHQEDEPIDKHTHVRFLFTDGTELHYKDVRKFGTMHLFKKGEELNQMPLVDLGPEPFDAELTPQYLQEKLQKTNRKIKVVLLDQRLLVGLGNIYVDEVLFRSHIHPEREAASLTQEEIERIYEAIVTTLGEAVKRGGSTIRTYMNSQGQIGSFQELLNVYGKKGEPCVTCGTILEKTVVGGRGTHYCPICQPRI from the coding sequence ATGCCTGAATTACCAGAGGTTGAAAATGTCAGACGGACACTCGAAAATCTTGTAACAGGAAAAACGATTGAAGATGTTATTGTTACGTATCCAAAAATAGTAAAACGACCAGATGATGCGGAAATCTTTAAAGAAATGCTCAGAGGCGAGAAAATTGAAACGATAAAGCGAAGAGGTAAGTTTTTGCTTTTATATGTAACGAATTATGTTATCGTTTCACATTTGCGTATGGAAGGAAAGTTTTTACTGCATCAAGAGGATGAGCCAATTGATAAGCATACGCACGTCCGTTTCTTATTTACAGATGGAACTGAATTACATTATAAAGATGTGAGAAAGTTTGGTACGATGCATCTCTTTAAAAAAGGTGAAGAGTTAAATCAAATGCCTCTTGTTGACTTAGGTCCAGAGCCATTTGATGCTGAATTGACACCACAGTATTTACAAGAAAAATTGCAAAAGACAAATCGTAAAATAAAAGTCGTATTATTAGATCAGCGTCTTTTAGTAGGGCTTGGAAATATATATGTAGATGAAGTTTTATTCCGTTCTCATATCCATCCAGAGCGAGAAGCTGCATCTTTAACGCAAGAAGAAATCGAAAGAATTTACGAAGCAATTGTTACAACGCTAGGCGAAGCAGTGAAGCGAGGCGGAAGCACAATTAGAACGTATATGAATTCGCAAGGGCAAATTGGTTCATTCCAAGAACTTTTAAATGTATATGGGAAAAAGGGAGAACCATGTGTAACTTGTGGCACGATATTAGAAAAAACAGTTGTTGGCGGAAGAGGGACGCATTATTGCCCAATTTGTCAGCCTAGAATATAG